A stretch of Geomonas oryzisoli DNA encodes these proteins:
- a CDS encoding flavodoxin family protein has product MKILAINGSPRGMNGTTGRLLEEVLAGAVQAGADIEIVSLSETPIKPCVACDACHKVGICPVKDEYETIKDKLLAADAFILATPNYLLSITAQLKAFLDRCNGLIHLTALEGKYSALVETSGGGGDEEPLEYMQRIVNAMGAQNVGSIGSPGAGPRMFPDQDALFQKARALGKELCDSVREKRSFPEQDRFRLGFKERMSHLIGFMGECWPYEKEYLAKR; this is encoded by the coding sequence ATGAAAATTCTTGCAATCAACGGCAGCCCCCGCGGCATGAACGGCACCACGGGACGGCTTTTGGAAGAGGTGTTGGCCGGTGCGGTGCAGGCGGGTGCCGACATCGAGATCGTTTCGCTTTCCGAAACCCCCATCAAGCCGTGCGTAGCCTGCGATGCCTGCCACAAGGTCGGCATCTGCCCGGTGAAGGACGAGTACGAAACCATCAAGGATAAGCTTTTGGCTGCCGACGCCTTCATCCTGGCGACCCCCAACTACCTTTTGAGCATCACCGCACAGTTAAAGGCGTTCCTGGACCGCTGCAACGGGCTCATCCACCTCACCGCGCTGGAAGGGAAGTACTCGGCGCTGGTTGAGACCTCCGGCGGTGGCGGCGACGAGGAGCCGCTGGAATACATGCAGCGCATCGTGAACGCCATGGGCGCCCAGAACGTCGGCAGCATCGGCTCCCCCGGCGCGGGTCCGCGCATGTTCCCGGACCAGGACGCGCTGTTCCAGAAGGCGCGCGCGCTGGGCAAAGAACTCTGCGACAGCGTGCGCGAGAAGCGTTCCTTCCCGGAGCAGGACCGGTTCCGCCTCGGCTTCAAGGAGCGCATGAGCCACCTGATCGGCTTCATGGGCGAGTGCTGGCCCTATGAGAAGGAGTACCTGGCAAAAAGGTAG
- the gpmI gene encoding 2,3-bisphosphoglycerate-independent phosphoglycerate mutase, which translates to MPKKPLLLMILDGWGINPEQEANAVAQAKTPNMNRLTAEYPSGQIDGSGLAVGLPSGQMGNSEVGHTNIGAGRVVYQDLTRISKAIEDGDFFTNPALLECMAKAKAGSGRLHLAGLVSDGGVHSHDTHLYALIEMAKRQGLSQVFVHCLMDGRDTPPQSGADYINNLENEISRIGFGKIATVIGRYYAMDRDNRWDRVEKAYRAMVLGEGNPFASAEAAMKQSYADGVTDEFVLPSVIMAGGEPVGRLSDGDAFIFFNFRSDRAREITRAFTDPQFNGFQREVWPKLASYVCMTSYDETFGLPIAFGPEDLVNIFPEVISNAGLTQLRIAETEKYAHVTFFFNGGREEAFPGEDRALIPSPKEVATYDQKPEMSAYLVTEELMKRLDEDKYDVIILNFANADMVGHTGIFSAAVKAVEAVDECVGKLVEKVRAKGGITIITADHGNAEMMQDEQGGPHTAHTCDMAPVVLVDDSRKGVKLRTGVLADLAPTMLDLLGLPQPPEMTGKSLLAK; encoded by the coding sequence ATGCCGAAAAAGCCTCTACTCTTGATGATCCTCGACGGTTGGGGTATCAACCCCGAACAGGAAGCCAACGCTGTCGCCCAGGCAAAGACACCCAACATGAACCGGCTCACCGCCGAATATCCTTCCGGGCAGATCGACGGCTCCGGCCTCGCGGTCGGCCTCCCGTCCGGCCAGATGGGCAACTCCGAGGTCGGGCACACCAACATAGGCGCAGGTCGCGTGGTCTACCAGGACCTGACCAGGATCAGCAAGGCGATCGAGGACGGCGATTTCTTCACCAACCCGGCACTACTGGAGTGCATGGCCAAGGCGAAGGCGGGGAGCGGCAGGCTGCACCTGGCCGGTCTTGTATCGGACGGCGGCGTGCATTCGCACGACACCCACCTCTACGCGCTCATCGAGATGGCGAAACGGCAGGGCCTCTCGCAGGTCTTCGTGCACTGTCTCATGGACGGCCGGGACACCCCGCCCCAGAGCGGCGCAGACTATATCAACAACCTGGAAAATGAGATCTCCCGGATCGGCTTCGGCAAGATCGCGACGGTGATCGGGCGCTACTACGCCATGGACCGCGACAACCGCTGGGACAGGGTGGAGAAGGCCTACCGGGCCATGGTGCTGGGCGAGGGGAACCCGTTTGCCAGCGCCGAGGCCGCCATGAAGCAGAGCTATGCCGACGGTGTCACCGACGAATTCGTGCTCCCCAGCGTAATCATGGCGGGGGGCGAGCCGGTTGGCAGGCTTTCCGACGGCGACGCCTTCATCTTTTTCAACTTCCGCTCCGACCGTGCCCGCGAGATCACCCGCGCCTTCACCGATCCGCAGTTCAACGGCTTCCAGCGGGAGGTATGGCCCAAGCTTGCCTCGTACGTCTGCATGACCTCCTACGACGAGACCTTCGGCCTCCCGATTGCCTTCGGCCCCGAGGACCTGGTCAACATCTTCCCGGAAGTGATCAGCAATGCCGGACTCACCCAGTTGAGAATCGCTGAGACCGAGAAGTACGCCCATGTCACCTTCTTCTTCAACGGCGGCAGGGAGGAGGCCTTCCCTGGCGAAGACCGCGCCCTGATCCCGTCGCCCAAGGAGGTCGCCACCTACGACCAGAAGCCGGAGATGAGCGCCTACCTCGTTACCGAGGAACTCATGAAGCGGCTGGACGAGGACAAGTACGACGTCATCATCCTTAACTTCGCCAATGCCGACATGGTCGGCCATACCGGTATCTTCTCCGCCGCGGTGAAGGCTGTGGAGGCGGTGGACGAGTGCGTGGGCAAGCTGGTGGAGAAGGTGCGCGCCAAGGGCGGCATCACCATCATCACCGCGGACCACGGCAACGCCGAGATGATGCAGGACGAGCAGGGTGGACCGCACACGGCGCACACCTGCGACATGGCGCCGGTGGTGCTGGTGGATGACAGCAGGAAGGGTGTGAAGCTGAGGACCGGCGTACTCGCCGACCTGGCCCCGACCATGCTGGATCTGCTCGGCCTGCCGCAGCCGCCGGAGATGACGGGGAAGAGTTTGCTGGCGAAGTAG
- the proB gene encoding glutamate 5-kinase translates to MRKELLKKVKRIVVKIGSGVLTCEDNGIDPSFLDGLASQIAELRARGIEVVVVSSGAVAAGRQALGLPDRPRTLPQKQAAAAIGQSRLMRAYEEAFSGYDLKVAQILLTRDDLANRRRFQNARGTLDTLLSCGIVPVINENDTVVVDELKFGDNDNLSALVTNLVEAQLLLIMTDIDGLYTADPRTDPTATLIHQVGAVTREMERGAGGSGTTVGTGGMATKLAAAKKVVKSGVAAIIFAGKGDGNLARVMSGELLGTLFLPAGESLNRRKHWIAFTIKPAGSLVVDAGARGALATHGKSLLPSGIARVEGRFDRGACVRVVDPEGIEFARGIVDYSSQEIEKISRHKSNEIEQILGFRYGDDVIHRDNLVLL, encoded by the coding sequence ATGCGTAAGGAACTGCTCAAGAAGGTAAAGAGAATCGTGGTGAAGATCGGCTCCGGCGTCCTGACCTGCGAGGACAACGGCATCGACCCCTCGTTCCTGGACGGGCTCGCCTCTCAGATCGCGGAGCTGCGCGCCCGGGGGATCGAGGTGGTCGTGGTGTCCTCCGGCGCGGTGGCGGCGGGGCGCCAGGCGCTCGGTCTGCCGGACCGGCCGCGGACCCTGCCGCAGAAGCAGGCGGCGGCTGCCATCGGCCAGTCGCGTCTGATGCGCGCCTACGAAGAGGCCTTCTCCGGCTACGATCTCAAGGTCGCCCAGATCCTCTTGACCCGGGACGACCTCGCCAACCGGCGCCGTTTCCAGAACGCCCGCGGCACCCTGGATACCCTGCTCTCCTGCGGCATCGTGCCGGTCATCAACGAAAACGACACCGTCGTGGTCGACGAGCTGAAGTTCGGCGACAACGACAACCTCTCGGCACTGGTCACCAACCTGGTCGAGGCGCAGCTCCTCTTGATCATGACCGACATCGACGGCCTCTACACCGCCGACCCGCGCACCGACCCCACCGCCACCCTGATCCACCAGGTGGGTGCCGTGACCCGCGAGATGGAGCGCGGGGCGGGGGGGAGCGGCACCACCGTCGGCACCGGGGGCATGGCGACCAAGCTCGCCGCCGCCAAGAAGGTGGTGAAGTCCGGCGTTGCCGCCATCATCTTCGCCGGCAAGGGTGACGGCAACCTGGCCCGGGTCATGAGCGGCGAACTGCTCGGAACGCTGTTCCTGCCGGCCGGCGAATCGCTGAACCGGCGCAAGCACTGGATCGCCTTCACCATCAAGCCGGCCGGGAGCCTCGTGGTCGATGCCGGCGCCCGCGGCGCGCTGGCCACCCACGGCAAGAGCCTGCTACCGTCGGGGATCGCCAGGGTGGAGGGGCGTTTCGACCGCGGTGCCTGCGTCAGGGTCGTGGACCCGGAAGGGATCGAGTTCGCGCGCGGCATCGTCGACTACTCCAGCCAGGAGATCGAGAAGATCAGCCGTCACAAAAGCAACGAGATCGAGCAGATCCTCGGCTTCCGTTACGGCGACGACGTCATTCACCGGGACAATCTCGTTCTGTTATAA
- a CDS encoding glutamate-5-semialdehyde dehydrogenase has product MSVAEQIRTIAAEARQASFAMAKLSSAVKNELLLDMAQGLVNNAEEIIAENKKDLAAGKERGLSSAMLDRLMLNEARIKGMADAIREVAALPDPVGEVTGMWKRPNDLMVGKMRIPLGVIGIIYESRPNVTSDAAALCLKSGNAVVLRGGSEAIHSNLAIATVLKDELAKRSIPAAALSLIPFTEREGVTEMLKQEEFIDVIIPRGGESLIRFVVENSKIPVIKHYKGVCHIFVDASADFEMAREIIVNAKVQRPGVCNALETLLIHKDIAESFVPFIYQALDAQKVEIRGDETFRSFAPQAVPATEDDWYAEYLELILAARVVDGMDAAIDHINRYCSLHTESIITGDYGNAQRFIREVNSGVVMVNASTRFSDGNQLGLGAEIGISTTKLHSFGPMGLTDLTTTKFIVYGSGQVRP; this is encoded by the coding sequence ATGTCAGTTGCCGAACAGATCCGCACCATAGCTGCCGAGGCCCGGCAGGCTTCCTTCGCCATGGCGAAACTCTCTTCCGCCGTCAAGAACGAGCTATTGCTGGACATGGCCCAGGGGCTGGTGAACAACGCCGAGGAGATCATCGCCGAGAACAAGAAGGACCTCGCGGCCGGCAAGGAACGCGGCCTTTCCTCCGCCATGCTGGACCGCCTCATGCTGAACGAGGCGCGCATCAAGGGGATGGCGGACGCGATCCGCGAGGTCGCAGCGCTCCCCGACCCGGTGGGCGAGGTGACCGGCATGTGGAAGCGCCCCAACGACCTCATGGTCGGCAAGATGCGCATCCCGCTCGGCGTGATCGGCATCATCTACGAGTCCCGCCCCAACGTAACCTCCGACGCGGCCGCCCTTTGCCTGAAGAGCGGTAACGCGGTGGTTTTGCGCGGCGGCTCCGAGGCGATCCACTCCAACCTGGCCATCGCCACCGTCCTGAAGGATGAGTTGGCCAAGCGCAGCATCCCGGCGGCGGCACTCTCCCTGATCCCGTTCACCGAGCGCGAAGGGGTCACCGAGATGCTCAAGCAGGAGGAGTTCATCGACGTGATCATCCCCAGGGGTGGCGAGAGCCTGATCCGCTTCGTGGTGGAGAACTCCAAGATCCCGGTCATCAAGCACTACAAAGGTGTCTGCCACATCTTCGTGGACGCCTCCGCCGACTTCGAGATGGCGCGGGAGATCATCGTGAACGCCAAGGTGCAGCGCCCCGGCGTCTGCAACGCCCTGGAAACGCTGCTGATCCACAAGGACATCGCCGAAAGCTTCGTCCCCTTCATCTACCAGGCGCTCGACGCGCAGAAGGTCGAGATCCGCGGCGACGAGACCTTCCGCAGCTTCGCGCCGCAGGCCGTGCCCGCCACCGAGGACGACTGGTACGCGGAGTACCTGGAACTGATCCTGGCCGCCCGCGTGGTAGACGGGATGGACGCCGCCATCGACCACATCAACCGCTACTGCTCGCTGCACACCGAGTCGATCATCACCGGCGATTACGGCAACGCCCAGCGCTTCATCCGCGAGGTGAACTCCGGCGTGGTCATGGTGAACGCCTCGACCCGCTTCTCCGACGGGAACCAGCTTGGCTTGGGGGCCGAAATCGGCATATCCACCACCAAGCTGCACTCGTTCGGCCCGATGGGGCTCACCGACCTGACCACGACCAAGTTCATCGTGTACGGATCGGGACAGGTAAGGCCTTAA
- a CDS encoding YncE family protein has protein sequence MALKGTEADGTAMAYVSSIRDREIVVVSLNGTPAVTARIKVTGQPNKMTLNRDQTLLYVVEDQTDTVDVIRTSDNTVVGTIPVIAPPPALTGLKGANPNSVTLSPEERRLFVTNGNLNNVAVVDLDETRTSGQVAGLIPTGWYPNSVTISADGAWIYVVNGKSATGPNPDFRYSYGPPSRPNGFLTNHYNPQLTKAGLQSFPLPAAEQLPSLTAQVISNNRFSYVDGERDREVMALLKANVKHVIFIIKENRTYDQILGDLEKGNGDPSDAGQQRDESGVVPGLLLFRSQLSALRWRHLRQHHYQRQLADLLEWHRAHG, from the coding sequence GTGGCGCTGAAGGGGACCGAGGCCGACGGGACCGCGATGGCCTACGTGTCGAGCATCCGCGATCGCGAGATCGTCGTCGTCAGCCTGAACGGCACCCCGGCCGTAACGGCCAGGATTAAGGTGACGGGTCAGCCGAACAAGATGACCCTGAACAGGGACCAGACGCTTCTGTACGTGGTGGAAGACCAGACCGACACCGTCGACGTCATACGCACGAGCGACAACACGGTCGTCGGGACTATACCGGTCATCGCGCCCCCCCCGGCGCTGACAGGGCTCAAGGGGGCCAACCCGAACAGCGTCACGCTTTCGCCCGAGGAAAGGCGCCTCTTCGTGACGAACGGCAACCTGAACAACGTGGCGGTAGTGGATCTGGACGAGACTCGCACCAGCGGCCAGGTCGCTGGGCTCATCCCCACCGGCTGGTATCCGAACTCGGTGACGATCAGTGCGGACGGCGCCTGGATCTACGTGGTTAACGGAAAATCGGCGACCGGGCCGAACCCCGATTTCCGGTACAGCTACGGGCCTCCCTCGCGTCCCAACGGCTTTCTCACCAACCACTACAACCCCCAGCTCACCAAGGCAGGACTCCAGAGCTTCCCGCTCCCGGCAGCCGAACAACTGCCCTCGCTGACGGCGCAGGTCATCTCCAACAACCGCTTCTCCTACGTCGACGGTGAGAGGGACCGGGAGGTCATGGCGCTTCTCAAGGCCAACGTGAAGCACGTCATCTTCATCATCAAGGAAAACCGGACCTACGATCAGATCCTGGGAGACCTGGAGAAGGGGAACGGGGATCCCTCCGACGCTGGTCAGCAACGGGACGAATCAGGGGTTGTACCGGGGCTATTATTATTCCGGTCACAACTCTCCGCACTCCGTTGGCGACACCTTCGTCAACACCATTACCAACGCCAATTGGCCGATCTACTGGAGTGGCATCGGGCACATGGATGA
- the nadD gene encoding nicotinate-nucleotide adenylyltransferase encodes MKTGILGGTFNPIHNAHLRIAEEARDLFQLDRVVFIPAATPPHKPQVGELSFASRLEMVRLAVAGNPCFEVSDMEAVRGGRSYSVDTLRQLHAEFPEDELYFIVGADSFNDISTWYEYEAIFGLCNIISVQRPGSTIASLAQALPVAISGEFCYDSAAKRLNHSSGHCVYALDGVLLDISSSQIRQLVQAGRSIRYLLPEAVEHYIKEQGLYVDAR; translated from the coding sequence ATGAAAACGGGGATATTGGGGGGGACGTTCAACCCCATCCATAACGCGCATTTGCGCATCGCCGAGGAGGCGCGCGACCTGTTCCAACTGGACCGGGTCGTCTTCATCCCGGCCGCCACACCGCCGCACAAGCCGCAGGTGGGGGAACTCTCCTTCGCCAGCCGCCTGGAGATGGTGCGCCTGGCGGTAGCCGGCAACCCCTGCTTCGAGGTCTCGGACATGGAGGCGGTACGCGGGGGGCGCTCCTATTCGGTCGATACCCTGCGCCAGTTGCATGCCGAGTTCCCCGAAGACGAACTGTACTTCATCGTCGGGGCCGACTCCTTCAACGACATCTCCACCTGGTACGAGTACGAGGCCATCTTCGGCCTGTGCAACATCATCAGCGTGCAGCGTCCCGGCTCCACCATCGCCAGTCTCGCCCAGGCCCTCCCTGTTGCCATAAGTGGGGAGTTCTGCTATGATTCGGCGGCTAAACGCCTGAACCACAGTTCGGGTCACTGTGTCTACGCGCTGGACGGGGTGTTGCTCGATATCTCATCCAGCCAAATCCGGCAGCTGGTCCAAGCCGGCCGCTCGATCAGGTACCTCCTTCCGGAGGCCGTCGAGCACTACATAAAGGAACAAGGGTTATACGTTGATGCAAGATAA
- a CDS encoding DUF2062 domain-containing protein, with protein MLNKERWKKRIYGILSLDSHPGHIAAGFAVGVFISFTPFFGLHTPLAIAAAFLLRLNKLTCITGAWVNTPITVVPILGVSYKLGAFLRGRPIKDLPVAAGMEWHNLERYAKSLILGSSILGFFAAVIAYFLCYYLVIRFRAKDAAQAEQAKEMSEVGEELE; from the coding sequence TTGCTGAACAAAGAGCGCTGGAAAAAAAGGATCTACGGCATCCTATCGCTGGACAGCCATCCAGGGCACATCGCCGCCGGATTCGCAGTTGGCGTCTTCATCAGCTTCACCCCGTTCTTCGGTCTTCACACCCCTCTTGCCATCGCCGCCGCTTTTCTCCTGAGACTCAACAAGCTGACCTGCATCACCGGGGCCTGGGTCAACACCCCGATCACCGTGGTTCCCATCCTGGGGGTGAGCTACAAGCTGGGTGCTTTCCTGCGCGGTCGGCCCATCAAGGATCTCCCGGTCGCGGCGGGTATGGAGTGGCACAACCTGGAGCGCTACGCCAAGTCCCTAATCCTCGGCTCCTCCATCCTCGGCTTTTTCGCCGCCGTCATCGCCTATTTCCTCTGCTACTACCTCGTCATCCGCTTCCGCGCCAAGGACGCCGCCCAGGCCGAACAGGCCAAGGAGATGTCCGAGGTGGGTGAAGAACTGGAGTAG
- the radC gene encoding RadC family protein yields the protein MSGGIKCWPETERPREKLMQRGVSALSEAELLALILGSGNAASGRSALDLGRELMLQFKSLRALADASYLEIQQVKGIGPAKATCILAALDLSRRIREKERRPIESFERFTSASQVFEHLNHEFRDRHTEQFMALLLDGKNRIITRALISEGSLNQSIVHPREVFNAAVRQSAAAMILLHNHPTGDPAPSPEDLEVTRRLCDAGQLMGIRVLDHIIIGENEFYSFADHGRL from the coding sequence ATGAGCGGCGGAATCAAGTGCTGGCCCGAAACGGAACGTCCCCGCGAGAAGCTGATGCAGCGCGGCGTCTCGGCGCTCTCCGAGGCGGAACTGCTGGCGCTCATCCTGGGCAGCGGCAATGCCGCCAGCGGCCGCAGCGCCCTCGACCTCGGGCGGGAGCTGATGCTCCAGTTCAAATCCCTGCGCGCCCTGGCAGACGCCTCCTACCTCGAAATCCAGCAGGTGAAGGGGATCGGGCCGGCCAAGGCGACCTGCATCCTGGCCGCGCTCGACCTGTCCCGACGCATCCGGGAGAAGGAGCGGCGCCCCATCGAGTCCTTCGAGCGCTTCACCTCGGCGTCGCAGGTGTTCGAGCACCTGAACCACGAATTCAGGGATCGCCACACCGAGCAGTTCATGGCCCTGCTCTTGGACGGCAAGAACCGCATCATCACCCGCGCCCTCATTTCCGAGGGGTCGCTGAACCAGAGCATCGTGCATCCGCGGGAGGTGTTCAACGCCGCCGTTCGCCAGTCCGCCGCGGCCATGATCCTCTTGCACAACCACCCCACCGGCGATCCCGCTCCCAGCCCGGAAGACCTCGAGGTGACGCGCCGGCTCTGCGACGCCGGCCAGCTCATGGGGATCAGGGTCTTGGACCACATCATCATCGGTGAGAACGAGTTTTACAGTTTCGCGGACCACGGCCGACTCTAG
- a CDS encoding inorganic phosphate transporter produces MPEVTLVLLVAVIGAALLFDYINGFHDTANAIATCVSTRALTVKTAIFMAAGLNFLGAMISTKVAATIGKGIVDANNITQMVVLAGILGAIIWNLITWYYGLPSSSSHAIIGGLVGSVVAHAGSGALHWAGLKKIITVLIVSPIVGAFFGFMFMVGMMWAFRNKAPYNLNKVFRKLQILSAAVMAFSHGTADAQKSMGVITMALVSYGSLATFEVPNWVKMSCAIAMGLGTAAGGWRIIKTVGHDFVKLQPVHGFCVETASAGVILGASAMGLPTSTTHVITSSILGVGLTKRISAVNWGVAYRIVTAWVITIPASGFVGFVSYIVLSPFLGK; encoded by the coding sequence ATGCCTGAGGTCACACTGGTCCTGCTGGTGGCCGTCATCGGCGCGGCCCTGCTGTTCGACTACATCAACGGCTTCCACGATACCGCGAACGCCATCGCGACCTGCGTTTCCACCCGGGCGCTCACCGTCAAGACGGCGATCTTCATGGCCGCGGGGCTCAACTTCCTTGGTGCGATGATCTCCACAAAGGTCGCTGCAACCATCGGCAAGGGTATCGTCGACGCCAACAACATCACGCAGATGGTGGTGCTGGCCGGCATCCTGGGCGCCATTATCTGGAACCTGATCACCTGGTACTACGGCCTTCCCTCCTCCTCCTCGCACGCCATCATCGGCGGGCTGGTAGGGTCGGTGGTGGCCCATGCCGGTAGCGGCGCGCTGCACTGGGCGGGGCTCAAGAAGATCATTACCGTCTTGATTGTGTCGCCCATCGTGGGGGCCTTCTTCGGCTTCATGTTCATGGTCGGCATGATGTGGGCTTTCAGGAACAAGGCGCCCTACAACCTGAATAAGGTATTCCGCAAGCTGCAGATCCTTTCCGCCGCGGTGATGGCCTTCTCCCACGGCACCGCCGACGCCCAGAAATCGATGGGCGTCATCACCATGGCGCTGGTCAGCTACGGTTCCCTTGCCACCTTTGAAGTCCCCAACTGGGTCAAGATGTCCTGCGCCATCGCCATGGGCCTTGGCACCGCGGCTGGCGGCTGGCGGATCATCAAGACCGTCGGCCACGACTTCGTGAAACTGCAGCCGGTGCACGGCTTCTGCGTGGAGACCGCTTCGGCGGGGGTCATCCTGGGCGCTTCGGCCATGGGTCTTCCCACCAGTACCACCCACGTGATCACCTCGTCCATCCTCGGGGTAGGCCTGACCAAGAGGATCTCAGCAGTGAACTGGGGCGTCGCCTACCGCATCGTCACGGCATGGGTGATCACCATCCCGGCTTCGGGCTTCGTTGGTTTTGTGAGCTATATCGTGTTGTCGCCATTCCTGGGCAAGTGA
- a CDS encoding DUF47 domain-containing protein, producing the protein MFGLMPKEEKFFAMFREMSHNIIEGALLLKDMLDNFDDPVASQRKIKDVEHKGDTITHEIIKKLNKSFITPFDREDIYALSAALDDILDLIDASAQRFVMYNVQKPTPESKELAFLILKACQTIDKTVAVLGGKLEPISAYCIEVNALENEADRVCREAISRLFAEEKDPIQLIKWKEIYETLETATDKCEDAANILESVVVKNA; encoded by the coding sequence ATGTTTGGGTTGATGCCAAAAGAAGAAAAGTTTTTCGCCATGTTCAGGGAAATGTCCCACAACATCATCGAAGGGGCCCTGCTCCTGAAGGACATGCTGGACAACTTTGACGACCCTGTGGCCAGCCAGCGCAAGATAAAGGATGTCGAGCACAAGGGCGACACCATTACCCACGAGATCATCAAGAAGCTGAACAAGAGCTTCATCACCCCCTTCGATCGTGAGGACATCTACGCTCTCTCCGCGGCACTGGACGACATCCTCGACCTGATCGACGCTTCGGCCCAGCGCTTCGTCATGTACAACGTGCAGAAGCCGACCCCGGAGTCCAAGGAACTGGCGTTCCTGATCCTCAAGGCCTGCCAGACCATCGACAAGACCGTCGCGGTGCTGGGCGGCAAGCTTGAGCCGATCAGTGCCTACTGCATCGAGGTCAACGCCCTGGAGAACGAGGCCGACCGCGTCTGCCGCGAGGCGATCAGCCGTCTCTTTGCCGAGGAGAAGGACCCGATCCAGCTGATCAAGTGGAAAGAGATCTACGAGACCTTGGAGACCGCAACCGACAAGTGCGAGGATGCCGCGAACATCCTGGAAAGCGTGGTGGTAAAAAATGCCTGA
- a CDS encoding lactate utilization protein, translating to MSTTEELNDWAYAHKCQKTVENLKKNGFDALYCHNGEEVFHYIVNEAAEAKSVGFGGSLSIADLKLSDKLKGMGKEILNHGVPGLSPEEKLVITRRQLTCDLFLTGSNAVTLSGVLVNIDGNGNRAAAMFFGPQKVIVVVGRNKLVDGSIEDAVQRIKTYASPPNAKRLNLATPCTTTGFCSDCNSPQRICRVTTIIEKKPRNTDIKVLVVNEDMGL from the coding sequence ATGAGCACTACCGAAGAACTCAACGACTGGGCCTACGCCCACAAATGCCAGAAAACTGTGGAGAACCTGAAGAAAAACGGTTTCGACGCGCTCTACTGCCATAACGGCGAAGAGGTGTTCCACTACATCGTCAACGAGGCGGCCGAGGCCAAAAGCGTCGGCTTCGGCGGCTCGCTCTCCATCGCGGATCTGAAGCTTTCCGACAAGCTGAAGGGAATGGGTAAGGAGATCCTGAACCACGGCGTGCCCGGCCTCTCCCCGGAGGAGAAGCTTGTCATCACCAGGCGCCAGCTTACCTGCGACCTGTTTCTGACCGGAAGCAACGCGGTGACACTCTCCGGCGTCCTGGTCAACATCGACGGCAACGGCAACCGCGCCGCCGCCATGTTCTTCGGGCCGCAGAAGGTGATCGTGGTGGTGGGGCGGAACAAGCTGGTGGACGGCAGCATCGAGGACGCCGTGCAGCGCATCAAGACCTACGCCTCGCCGCCCAACGCCAAGAGGCTCAACCTCGCCACCCCCTGCACCACGACCGGCTTCTGCTCCGACTGCAACTCGCCGCAGCGCATCTGCCGGGTGACCACCATCATCGAGAAGAAACCCAGGAACACCGACATCAAGGTCCTGGTCGTCAACGAGGATATGGGGCTCTAA
- the rsfS gene encoding ribosome silencing factor, which yields MQDKEVMIPAVERAVKCAAFALDKKALDVKVLEIKNISSIADYLVLATGRSDRQVQAMADSVKQGLKPIDKAIDTEGYDEGRWVVVDFGDVIVHLFQEDVRKIYNLDDLWSRAPQIEIPEEFLWEHKEK from the coding sequence ATGCAAGATAAGGAAGTGATGATACCGGCCGTTGAACGCGCCGTGAAGTGTGCGGCTTTCGCCCTGGACAAGAAGGCGCTCGACGTCAAAGTGCTCGAGATCAAGAACATCTCCAGCATCGCCGATTACCTGGTGCTCGCCACCGGGCGCTCCGACCGCCAGGTGCAGGCCATGGCCGACTCGGTCAAACAGGGGCTCAAACCGATCGACAAAGCCATCGATACCGAGGGGTATGACGAGGGGCGCTGGGTCGTGGTCGACTTCGGTGACGTGATCGTGCACCTGTTCCAGGAAGATGTGCGCAAGATCTACAACCTGGACGACCTCTGGAGCCGCGCTCCGCAGATCGAGATCCCCGAGGAATTCCTCTGGGAGCATAAAGAGAAATGA
- a CDS encoding 23S rRNA (pseudouridine(1915)-N(3))-methyltransferase RlmH gives MRLKLLWVGKTQESWVRTGIDEYAGRVKRYAPLEILEAREEKGAQAATMRERECERLAKLIPKGGKLVLLDERGEQMSSPELATFLSKNRDQGTQDLVFAIGGAYGFTDSFRAQAFKTISLSRMTLTHQMVRVFLLEQIYRGFTIMNGEPYHHE, from the coding sequence ATGAGACTGAAGCTCCTTTGGGTCGGCAAGACCCAGGAGAGCTGGGTCCGCACCGGCATCGACGAATACGCGGGGAGGGTGAAGCGGTACGCACCGCTGGAGATCCTGGAGGCCCGCGAGGAAAAGGGGGCGCAGGCCGCGACCATGCGGGAGCGCGAATGCGAACGCCTGGCCAAGCTGATTCCCAAGGGGGGGAAGCTGGTGCTCCTGGACGAACGGGGCGAGCAGATGAGCTCCCCGGAACTCGCCACCTTCCTCTCCAAGAACCGCGATCAGGGCACCCAGGACCTGGTCTTCGCCATCGGCGGGGCCTACGGCTTCACCGACAGCTTCCGCGCCCAGGCCTTCAAGACCATTTCGCTCTCCCGGATGACGCTCACCCACCAGATGGTGAGGGTGTTCCTGCTGGAGCAGATCTACCGCGGTTTCACCATCATGAACGGTGAGCCGTACCATCACGAGTAA